One window of Paenibacillus sp. genomic DNA carries:
- a CDS encoding CBS domain-containing protein, whose amino-acid sequence MNVAFFLLPKTDVITLTPNHTMRQALERMDRHGYTAVPLVDDNGRYAGTITEGDLLFKMKNTPDLKFSETHRIPLSDVPQRRNVVPVRINAQMEDLIKLAVSQNFVPVIDDMDVFIGIIRRSDIIEYCYSKMPGRANIGQHSTE is encoded by the coding sequence ATGAACGTAGCTTTCTTCTTGCTGCCCAAGACGGATGTCATTACGCTGACGCCGAACCATACGATGCGGCAGGCGCTCGAGCGAATGGACCGGCACGGGTACACCGCGGTGCCGCTCGTCGATGACAACGGGCGCTACGCCGGCACGATCACCGAGGGCGATTTGTTGTTCAAAATGAAAAATACGCCCGATCTGAAATTTTCGGAAACGCACCGCATTCCGCTCAGCGACGTGCCTCAGCGCCGCAACGTCGTGCCGGTTCGCATCAACGCGCAGATGGAAGATTTGATCAAGCTCGCCGTATCCCAAAACTTCGTCCCCGTCATTGACGACATGGATGTATTCATCGGCATCATTCGCCGCAGCGACATTATAGAGTACTGTTATAGCAAAATGCCCGGCAGAGCGAACATAGGACAACATTCGACAGAATAG
- a CDS encoding endonuclease MutS2: MNEMTMQRLEYTQVKERLLEYAATYLGKERVRRLTPLTEVGAVRSLLEEAAEAAELLKHGANVPLPSLTGMETIFPLIGKGYVFTEAELAAIGTFAASCGQLRKYMDGKRAAAPRVTSYANSLYDLDGLRREIERCIRHGRVEDAASGELAKIRRKIAAAEEKMRKRIDALMTKYKSYLQEALVSKRGNRYVLPIKKEHRRQVQGAVLDESASGQTVYVEPAELGALQFELGDLRAEEAREETKVLAMLTGLVEEHESELRLNAEAVGAYDFLFAKAKYALAIDGVPVRVNDAGVIDARGARHPLLGRGMVPLDFAIGRDYRALVITGPNTGGKTVALKTIGLLTLLVQSGVPVPVEPGSEFAVFQHVAADIGDGQSLEQSLSTFSAHVKHLVELLRTANGSTLALIDEMASGTDPTEGVGLSVAVLEELYRKGATVVATTHFNEIKRFAAAAPGFENARMEFDAETLEPLYRLRIGEAGHSYAFAIASKLGMPARVLVRSRELTEAARRGDAGASGFEPALDLPAFAKAAASARPAAPAETPAEAFATLEAGDCVYIPSLDKYGIVYAAADRTGDVGVLVQKQKLRFNHKRLKLHIAKAELYPDDYDFDIVFDTKENRKKKKLMSKRHVEGLTIVRPEEDA, from the coding sequence GTGAACGAAATGACGATGCAACGATTGGAATATACGCAAGTGAAAGAACGGCTGCTCGAGTACGCGGCTACGTATTTGGGCAAGGAGCGGGTGCGGCGCTTGACGCCGCTGACGGAGGTCGGCGCGGTGCGGTCGCTGCTGGAGGAAGCCGCCGAGGCGGCGGAGCTGCTGAAGCACGGCGCGAACGTGCCGCTGCCGTCGCTTACCGGCATGGAGACGATTTTTCCGCTGATCGGGAAAGGGTACGTCTTCACCGAGGCGGAGCTCGCCGCGATCGGCACGTTCGCGGCGAGCTGCGGCCAGCTGCGCAAATATATGGACGGCAAGCGGGCGGCCGCGCCGCGGGTGACGTCGTACGCGAACTCGCTGTACGACCTCGACGGGCTGCGCCGGGAAATCGAACGCTGCATTCGCCACGGGCGCGTGGAGGACGCGGCGAGCGGCGAGCTCGCGAAAATCCGCCGGAAAATCGCGGCGGCGGAGGAGAAGATGCGCAAGCGGATCGACGCGCTGATGACGAAATATAAGAGCTATCTGCAGGAGGCGCTGGTCAGCAAGCGCGGCAACCGGTACGTGCTGCCGATCAAGAAGGAGCACCGCCGCCAGGTGCAGGGAGCGGTGCTCGACGAGTCCGCGAGCGGGCAGACGGTGTACGTCGAGCCGGCGGAGCTCGGCGCGCTGCAGTTCGAGCTCGGCGATCTCCGGGCGGAGGAGGCGCGAGAGGAGACGAAGGTGCTCGCGATGCTGACCGGCCTCGTCGAGGAACACGAGTCGGAGCTGCGGCTGAACGCGGAGGCGGTCGGCGCGTACGATTTCTTGTTCGCGAAGGCGAAGTACGCGCTGGCGATCGACGGCGTGCCGGTCCGCGTGAACGACGCCGGCGTCATCGACGCGCGCGGCGCGCGGCATCCGCTGCTCGGCCGCGGCATGGTGCCGCTCGACTTCGCGATCGGCCGCGATTACCGCGCGCTCGTCATCACCGGGCCGAACACCGGCGGCAAGACGGTCGCGCTGAAGACGATCGGCCTGCTGACGCTGCTCGTGCAATCGGGCGTGCCGGTGCCGGTCGAGCCCGGGAGCGAGTTCGCCGTCTTCCAGCACGTGGCCGCCGACATCGGCGACGGGCAGTCGCTCGAGCAGTCGCTCAGCACGTTCTCCGCGCACGTGAAGCATCTCGTCGAGCTGCTGCGGACGGCGAACGGCTCGACGCTGGCGCTCATCGACGAGATGGCGTCCGGCACCGATCCGACCGAGGGGGTAGGCCTCTCCGTCGCGGTGCTGGAGGAGTTGTACCGGAAGGGCGCTACGGTCGTGGCGACGACGCATTTCAACGAGATCAAGCGGTTCGCGGCGGCGGCGCCCGGCTTCGAGAACGCGCGGATGGAATTCGACGCCGAGACGCTGGAGCCGCTGTACCGGCTGCGCATCGGCGAGGCGGGGCACAGCTACGCGTTCGCGATCGCAAGCAAGCTCGGCATGCCGGCGCGCGTGCTCGTCCGCTCCCGCGAGCTGACGGAGGCGGCGCGGCGGGGGGACGCCGGCGCGTCCGGCTTCGAGCCGGCGCTCGACCTGCCGGCGTTCGCGAAAGCCGCGGCGAGCGCGCGGCCGGCGGCGCCGGCGGAGACGCCGGCCGAGGCGTTCGCGACGCTCGAAGCGGGCGATTGCGTCTACATCCCGTCGCTCGACAAGTATGGGATCGTGTACGCCGCCGCCGACCGGACCGGCGACGTCGGAGTTCTCGTGCAGAAGCAGAAGCTGCGATTCAATCATAAGCGGCTTAAGCTGCATATCGCGAAGGCGGAGCTGTACCCGGACGATTACGATTTCGACATCGTGTTCGACACGAAAGAGAATCGGAAGAAGAAAAAGCTGATGAGCAAACGGCACGTGGAGGGGCTGACGATCGTGCGGCCCGAAGAGGATGCTTAG